Proteins found in one Kwoniella bestiolae CBS 10118 chromosome 1, complete sequence genomic segment:
- a CDS encoding dihydroorotase, homodimeric type codes for MPEEIVLPAPADFHVHVRQGKMCELVTPQVAKGGVRTAYVMPNLVPPLTSTDAVMAYKSELERLDSSVQWLMTLYLHPDVTPEEIRKAAKAGISGVKSYPRGVTTNSNSGIEDYGVYYPVFKAMEEEGMVLNLHGEVPSDPEKNISILNAEVHFLSHLKKLAHDFPNLRIVLEHATTSNAVETVLSLPANVACSITAHHLYLTIDEVAPQPHHFCKPLAKEPKDRKALQEVIKSGNPKFFLGSDSAPHPLSSKTPNLTDDGHSVSACAAGVYTSPILIPLVATLLESFGALDKLQKFVSDNGRNFYKVPAEQGRELKLRRTSREEGSGIVKGTVKGEDGIEVLPFWTGKKLEWEIVN; via the exons ATGCCAGAAGAAATCGTGCTACCTGCTCCTGCGGA CTTCCATGTTCACGTCCGTCAGGGGAAGATGTGCGAACTCGTCACGCCGCAGGTAGCAAAGGGTGGTGTGAGGACCGCATatgtgatg CCCAACCTTGTTCCGCCTCTCACCTCTACCGACGCTGTGATGGCCTATAAATCAGAGCTCGAACGGCTGGACTCATCCGTACAATGGCTCATGACATTGTACTTGCATCCCGATGTGACGCCTGAGGAGATCAGAAAAGCTGCTAAAGCTGGAATCAGTG GTGTCAAATCATATCCCCGAGGTGTGActaccaactccaactctggTATTGAGGATTATGGGGTGTATTATCCAGTGTTCAAAGctatggaggaggagggtatggTGTTGAACCTGCACGGAGAGGTACCCAGTGATCCTGAAAAA AACATCTCAATCCTCAACGCCGAAgtccacttcctctcccacctcaaAAAACTAGCCCACGACTTCCCCAACCTCCGTATAGTCCTCGAACACGCCACCACCTCCAATGCCGTCGAGACTGTCCTATCCCTCCCAGCGAACGTAGCATGCTCCATAACAGCCCATCACCTATACCTCACCATCGACGAGGTAGCaccccaaccccatcatTTCTGTAAACCCCTCGCCAAGGAACCTAAAGATCGAAAGGCATTACAGGAAGTAATCAAATCAGGGAATCCCAAATTCTTCCTTGGGTCCGATTCGGCTCCTCACCCATTATCTAGTAAGACTCCCAATTTGACGGATGATGGACATAGCGTCTCGGCCTGTGCGGCCGGTGTGTACACTTCCCCGATATTGATTCCGCTCGTGGCTACTTTATTGGAAAGTTTCGGTGCGTTAGATAAATTGCAGAAATTCGTTAGTGATAATGGAAGGAATTTCTATAAAGTCCCTGCGGAACAGGGCAGAGAGTTGAAGTTGCGACGAACGTCCAGGGAGGAAGGTAGTGGGATTGTGAAGGGGACGGTCaagggtgaggatggtatTGAGGTATTACCTTTCTGGACGGGTAAGAAGTTGGAATGGGAGATTGTCAATTAG